In Zerene cesonia ecotype Mississippi chromosome 17, Zerene_cesonia_1.1, whole genome shotgun sequence, a single genomic region encodes these proteins:
- the LOC119833623 gene encoding ankyrin repeat, SAM and basic leucine zipper domain-containing protein 1 isoform X1, with protein MYRPAGLSDEESNSDDDYGFYETPRNKYKISNNYENSRKKIENRLQDAIINGNLKEVEKIVALDLNNDANLKLDSGWTALMHACFHAQKKIVEFLLEKGADPNLHADSMTPVMAACSNNSGSDDIIHDIVSGLIEHDCLLNIGDRYGQTPLMRAVSSGRASVVDLILSKHVNIEMRDRQGWTALFWAVHHNQAKILQILISQGARLTEVDMSGRTVMDIAQSHEYPQIIEILNQHLKADNIDEEFLGTDVSDLTTWQDYYPGIVSDERPKYTSEIRHLLYGMNCERLNSLMMQNNVDLKTFLLLEENDMIKLGIEMPYERQRLKYGIRSFHLKGWKMNTVAGLHIQRSDNYSLQDCLATLGSHLQQLYILEATIQYLLRDYCKIQNQIKFEPPDSPIINKMQTAANKLLANINCIRREITIMKGFHTKISKNNPKPADLIKEKTTKELAMGYLTDAVVICSLGFLVYHARTYITSFLRK; from the exons ATGTATCGACCAGCGGGTCTCTCAGATGAAGAATCAAACAGTGACGATGATTATGGATTTTATGAAACACcg agaaataagtataaaatttctaataacTACGAAAATTCTCGGAAGAAGATAGAAAATCGATTACAAGATGCAATTATAAATGGAAATCTCAAAGAGGTAGAGAAAATTGTTGCCCTAG ATCTGAATAATGATGCAAATCTTAAGCTTGATAGTGGGTGGACAGCTCTTATGCATGCCTGTTTTcatgcacaaaaaaaaattgtggagTTCCTCTTGGAAAAGGGAGCAGATCCTAATTTACATGCAG ACTCAATGACACCAGTGATGGCAGCTTGTTCAAATAACAGTGGCAGTGATGATATAATACATGATATTGTTAGTGGTCTCATTGAACATGACTGTCTCCTGAATATTGGTGATAGGTACGGACAGACACCACTCATGAGGGCTGTGAGCAGTGGCCGTGCGTCTGTTGTGGATCTTATATTGAGCAAACATGTTAACATTGAAATGAGAGATAGACAAGGATGGAct gCATTATTTTGGGCTGTGCATCATAATCAAGCAAAGATTTTGCAAATACTCATATCACAAGGGGCAAGATTGACAGAAGTAGACATGTCAGGTAGAACTGTGATGGATATAGCACAATCTCATGAATATCCGCAGATTATTGAAATACTCAATCAGCATTTGAAAGCAGATAACATTGATGAAGAATTTTTGGGTACTGATGTATCAGATTTGACCACATGGCAGGATTATTATCCAGGCATTGTTAGTGATGAAAG aCCAAAGTATACTAGTGAAATAAGGCATCTTTTATATGGAATGAATTGTGAAAGATTAAACAGTTTAATGATGCAAAATAATGTGGATTTAAAGACCTTCCTTCTGCTAGAGGAAAACGATATGATCAAATTAGGAATAGAAATGCCCTATGAGAGACAAAGGTTGAAATATGGTATTCGCTCATTTCATCTGAAAGGATGGAAGATGAATACAGTAGCAGGACTGCATATTCAGAGAAGTGATAACTACAg tCTCCAAGATTGTCTGGCAACTTTAGGAAGTCATTTAcaacaattatacatattagaaGCAACTATACAATATCTATTGCgagattattgtaaaatacaaaaccaAATTAAGTTTGAGCCACCGGATTCACCGATCATAAACAAAATGCAGACTGCTGCTAACAAATTATTGGCTAACATTAATTGTATTAGAAGAGAAATTACTATTATGAAAGGGTTTCACACTAAG aTAAGCAAGAACAATCCTAAACCCGCCGAtctaataaaagaaaagacaACCAAAGAATTGGCAATGGGATACCTGACTGACGCAGTTGTTATCTGCTCATTGGGTTTCCTCGTATATCATGCCAGAACCTATATTACCAGttttttaaggaaataa
- the LOC119833623 gene encoding ankyrin repeat, SAM and basic leucine zipper domain-containing protein 1 isoform X2 has protein sequence MHACFHAQKKIVEFLLEKGADPNLHADSMTPVMAACSNNSGSDDIIHDIVSGLIEHDCLLNIGDRYGQTPLMRAVSSGRASVVDLILSKHVNIEMRDRQGWTALFWAVHHNQAKILQILISQGARLTEVDMSGRTVMDIAQSHEYPQIIEILNQHLKADNIDEEFLGTDVSDLTTWQDYYPGIVSDERPKYTSEIRHLLYGMNCERLNSLMMQNNVDLKTFLLLEENDMIKLGIEMPYERQRLKYGIRSFHLKGWKMNTVAGLHIQRSDNYSLQDCLATLGSHLQQLYILEATIQYLLRDYCKIQNQIKFEPPDSPIINKMQTAANKLLANINCIRREITIMKGFHTKISKNNPKPADLIKEKTTKELAMGYLTDAVVICSLGFLVYHARTYITSFLRK, from the exons ATGCATGCCTGTTTTcatgcacaaaaaaaaattgtggagTTCCTCTTGGAAAAGGGAGCAGATCCTAATTTACATGCAG ACTCAATGACACCAGTGATGGCAGCTTGTTCAAATAACAGTGGCAGTGATGATATAATACATGATATTGTTAGTGGTCTCATTGAACATGACTGTCTCCTGAATATTGGTGATAGGTACGGACAGACACCACTCATGAGGGCTGTGAGCAGTGGCCGTGCGTCTGTTGTGGATCTTATATTGAGCAAACATGTTAACATTGAAATGAGAGATAGACAAGGATGGAct gCATTATTTTGGGCTGTGCATCATAATCAAGCAAAGATTTTGCAAATACTCATATCACAAGGGGCAAGATTGACAGAAGTAGACATGTCAGGTAGAACTGTGATGGATATAGCACAATCTCATGAATATCCGCAGATTATTGAAATACTCAATCAGCATTTGAAAGCAGATAACATTGATGAAGAATTTTTGGGTACTGATGTATCAGATTTGACCACATGGCAGGATTATTATCCAGGCATTGTTAGTGATGAAAG aCCAAAGTATACTAGTGAAATAAGGCATCTTTTATATGGAATGAATTGTGAAAGATTAAACAGTTTAATGATGCAAAATAATGTGGATTTAAAGACCTTCCTTCTGCTAGAGGAAAACGATATGATCAAATTAGGAATAGAAATGCCCTATGAGAGACAAAGGTTGAAATATGGTATTCGCTCATTTCATCTGAAAGGATGGAAGATGAATACAGTAGCAGGACTGCATATTCAGAGAAGTGATAACTACAg tCTCCAAGATTGTCTGGCAACTTTAGGAAGTCATTTAcaacaattatacatattagaaGCAACTATACAATATCTATTGCgagattattgtaaaatacaaaaccaAATTAAGTTTGAGCCACCGGATTCACCGATCATAAACAAAATGCAGACTGCTGCTAACAAATTATTGGCTAACATTAATTGTATTAGAAGAGAAATTACTATTATGAAAGGGTTTCACACTAAG aTAAGCAAGAACAATCCTAAACCCGCCGAtctaataaaagaaaagacaACCAAAGAATTGGCAATGGGATACCTGACTGACGCAGTTGTTATCTGCTCATTGGGTTTCCTCGTATATCATGCCAGAACCTATATTACCAGttttttaaggaaataa
- the LOC119833207 gene encoding heat shock protein 30C isoform X1 produces MADSGLKRNIPIKLGDFSVIDTEFSSIRERFDAEMRKMEEEMSKFRSELMNRESNNFFKSTTRSYNFESVSSGGVTKSSESSTTSTQHSDSRQLAEPSHWDSLNSPLIQDEGDGKTLKLRFDVSQYTPEEIVVKTVDNKLLVHAKHEEKSENKSVYREYNREFLLPKGTNPEAIKSSLSRDGVLTVEAPLPQLAITDRNIPIQKH; encoded by the exons ATGGCTGACAGTGGTCTCAAGAGAAATATTCCAATTAAGCTAGGAGATTTCTCAGTAATCGACACAGAATTCTCAAGCATAAGGGAGAGATTTGACGCCGAAATGCGCAAAATGGAAGAAGAAATGAGCAAGTTCAGATCAGAATTGATGAACAGGGAGAGCAACAACTTCTTTAAGAGCACCACAAG GTCTTACAATTTCGAATCTGTTTCCTCCGGAGGAGTAACGAAGTCTTCAGAGAG CTCTACCACATCTACACAGCACAGTGACAGCAGACAGTTAGCAGAACCCAGTCATTGGGACAGCTTGAACTCTCCCTTAATCCAGGACGAAGGTGATGGCAAAACTCTAAAACTCCGTTTCGACGTAAGCCAATACACCCCAGAAGAAATTGTCGTGAAAACTGTCGATAACAAATTATTG GTCCATGCCAAGCATGAAGAGAAGTCAGAAAATAAGTCAGTATATAGGGAGTACAACAGAGAGTTCCTACTGCCAAAGGGTACGAACCCTGAAGCCATCAAGTCCTCCCTGTCTCGCGACGGCGTGTTGACCGTGGAGGCGCCTCTGCCCCAACTTGCTATCACCGACAGGAATATCCCTATCCAGAAGCACTGA
- the LOC119833207 gene encoding heat shock protein beta-1 isoform X2 codes for MADSGLKRNIPIKLGDFSVIDTEFSSIRERFDAEMRKMEEEMSKFRSELMNRESNNFFKSTTSSTTSTQHSDSRQLAEPSHWDSLNSPLIQDEGDGKTLKLRFDVSQYTPEEIVVKTVDNKLLVHAKHEEKSENKSVYREYNREFLLPKGTNPEAIKSSLSRDGVLTVEAPLPQLAITDRNIPIQKH; via the exons ATGGCTGACAGTGGTCTCAAGAGAAATATTCCAATTAAGCTAGGAGATTTCTCAGTAATCGACACAGAATTCTCAAGCATAAGGGAGAGATTTGACGCCGAAATGCGCAAAATGGAAGAAGAAATGAGCAAGTTCAGATCAGAATTGATGAACAGGGAGAGCAACAACTTCTTTAAGAGCACCACAAG CTCTACCACATCTACACAGCACAGTGACAGCAGACAGTTAGCAGAACCCAGTCATTGGGACAGCTTGAACTCTCCCTTAATCCAGGACGAAGGTGATGGCAAAACTCTAAAACTCCGTTTCGACGTAAGCCAATACACCCCAGAAGAAATTGTCGTGAAAACTGTCGATAACAAATTATTG GTCCATGCCAAGCATGAAGAGAAGTCAGAAAATAAGTCAGTATATAGGGAGTACAACAGAGAGTTCCTACTGCCAAAGGGTACGAACCCTGAAGCCATCAAGTCCTCCCTGTCTCGCGACGGCGTGTTGACCGTGGAGGCGCCTCTGCCCCAACTTGCTATCACCGACAGGAATATCCCTATCCAGAAGCACTGA